Proteins found in one Planctomycetia bacterium genomic segment:
- a CDS encoding DUF971 domain-containing protein, which yields MSMPRPEKLELVGPQLLRITWNDGHARTYSVRELRDACPCATCREKRLQAPAAAPLFPVLTAAETQPLRLLGMDPVGDYAYSLQFSDGHDTGIFTLEHLRELGVEVSA from the coding sequence ATGTCGATGCCACGGCCTGAGAAACTCGAACTTGTCGGTCCGCAGTTGTTGCGGATTACCTGGAACGACGGGCACGCGCGCACTTATAGCGTGCGTGAATTACGCGACGCCTGCCCGTGCGCCACGTGCCGCGAAAAGCGGCTGCAAGCGCCGGCGGCGGCGCCCCTGTTTCCGGTGCTCACGGCCGCCGAGACGCAGCCCTTGCGATTGCTCGGCATGGACCCGGTCGGCGACTATGCGTACTCGCTGCAATTCAGCGATGGCCACGATACGGGCATCTTCACGCTCGAGCATCTGCGCGAACTTGGCGTGGAAGTCTCCGCCTGA
- a CDS encoding response regulator — translation MPHQITPAHLLIALGCAASVVLLQFALNLAQQQFARRRGKVRDAEQALDVIMRRLKLPSEDDASLQSALRGAQVENGRMVADYNRVLRRVESEIHSREQAIVALREAERKYRRIFENAVEGIFQTTPDGRYLAANPALARLYGYDSSEQLIQEMNDIGRRLYVDPECRRRFIAQIAEHGIVRGFEAQVYARDGGVVWISENARAVYDECGKLSHYEGMVEDITQRKEVEDLQRRATHALAASEAKSEFLAKMSHEIRTPLNGVIGMLELLAATNLDTRQTRYARVGRSSAEALLSVVNDILDFSKIEAGKIELAHLDFNLVSLIEDVAEMFADRAGAKGLELVCSVAPDVPSAVRGDPDRLRQVLVNLMNNAIKFTQQGEIVLQANLGTLRDGREAVRFAVRDTGIGIPPDRMHRLFNAFTQVDASTTRTYGGTGLGLAICRDLMALMRGEVGVESRVGEGSTFWCLAPFEASPAHAERRTMPVELAELRILAVDDNPTNLEVLREQCQAWGLDVECIQYPFEALGRLDVADRSNRPYGMIVLDHNMPGMDGCTLAREIRRRESYRQTPLLMLSSSAVPEEMHEDDDAPISLCLTKPVRQSRLFDAFVMLAAGGRAETPQPAAPAFFVPRLVTKAGQPPRVLVVEDNEINQMVVREILNRSGCRCDVAADGEAAFNRLLAGGYDVVLMDCQIPIRDGFDTTRAWRAHEQEHGISRQPIIALTANAVEGDRQRCLDAGMDDYLTKPVDPLALSRAIEIALETAPMDPAPRVECVPTPSAQSPVDPIGLNPIDWQALIARCLGNEVLARATIERFIARAPEVVNQAREAVAMNDRNQLRPLLHHLKGMASNVSATEIARAAALLESGALTDTREDLAAGIDAVAVQLERVGHSAERSVNELTPFQASR, via the coding sequence ATGCCCCATCAAATCACGCCGGCACACTTGTTGATCGCGCTCGGTTGCGCGGCCAGCGTCGTGTTACTGCAGTTCGCTTTGAACCTGGCGCAACAGCAATTCGCTCGGCGGCGAGGTAAAGTCCGCGACGCGGAGCAGGCTTTGGACGTGATCATGCGGCGGCTGAAGTTGCCATCGGAGGACGACGCTTCGCTGCAGTCGGCCCTGCGCGGCGCGCAAGTGGAAAACGGTCGCATGGTGGCCGATTACAACCGCGTGTTGCGCCGCGTCGAGTCGGAGATTCACTCGCGCGAGCAAGCGATCGTCGCCCTCCGCGAAGCAGAGCGGAAATACCGGCGAATCTTCGAGAACGCCGTAGAAGGCATCTTTCAGACGACGCCCGACGGCCGCTATCTGGCGGCGAATCCAGCCTTGGCGCGACTCTATGGCTATGACTCGTCGGAGCAGTTGATTCAGGAGATGAACGATATCGGCCGGCGGTTGTACGTCGATCCCGAATGCCGGCGGCGATTCATCGCGCAGATCGCGGAACATGGCATCGTCCGCGGCTTCGAGGCGCAGGTCTACGCGCGCGACGGCGGCGTGGTGTGGATTTCCGAAAACGCGCGGGCCGTCTACGACGAGTGTGGAAAACTATCGCACTATGAGGGCATGGTCGAGGACATTACGCAACGCAAGGAAGTCGAAGACCTGCAGCGCCGCGCCACGCATGCCTTGGCGGCCAGCGAAGCGAAAAGCGAATTCCTGGCCAAGATGAGCCACGAGATTCGCACACCGCTCAACGGCGTGATCGGCATGCTGGAATTGCTGGCGGCGACGAACCTTGATACGCGCCAGACCCGCTATGCTCGCGTGGGGCGATCGTCCGCCGAAGCGCTGTTGAGCGTGGTGAACGACATCCTCGATTTCTCCAAGATTGAAGCCGGCAAGATCGAACTGGCGCATTTGGACTTCAATCTCGTTAGCTTAATCGAGGACGTGGCGGAGATGTTTGCCGATCGCGCCGGCGCGAAAGGCTTGGAACTCGTCTGTTCCGTAGCACCGGACGTGCCGAGCGCCGTGCGAGGCGATCCCGACCGGCTGCGACAAGTGCTGGTCAACCTGATGAACAACGCCATCAAGTTCACGCAGCAAGGCGAAATCGTTTTGCAGGCCAACCTGGGCACATTGCGCGATGGCCGCGAAGCGGTCCGCTTCGCGGTCCGCGATACCGGCATCGGCATCCCGCCCGATCGTATGCACCGGCTGTTCAATGCCTTCACGCAGGTTGATGCCTCGACGACTCGGACTTATGGCGGCACTGGTCTGGGATTGGCGATCTGCCGAGATCTGATGGCGCTCATGCGAGGCGAAGTCGGCGTCGAGAGTCGCGTTGGCGAAGGGTCGACGTTCTGGTGCCTGGCGCCTTTCGAAGCGTCTCCCGCGCATGCGGAGCGCCGCACGATGCCGGTAGAACTTGCCGAGTTGCGCATCTTGGCTGTCGACGACAATCCGACCAATCTGGAAGTGCTGCGCGAGCAGTGCCAGGCGTGGGGCTTGGACGTCGAGTGCATTCAGTACCCGTTCGAGGCCCTGGGACGGCTCGATGTCGCCGACCGCTCCAATCGCCCGTACGGGATGATCGTCCTCGATCACAACATGCCAGGCATGGACGGCTGTACGCTCGCCCGAGAGATTCGCCGCCGCGAAAGTTACCGGCAGACCCCGCTACTGATGCTCAGTTCGTCCGCGGTCCCGGAGGAAATGCATGAGGACGACGACGCGCCGATTTCGTTATGCCTGACGAAGCCGGTGCGGCAATCGCGGCTGTTCGACGCGTTCGTGATGCTGGCCGCCGGGGGGCGCGCCGAGACGCCGCAACCCGCGGCGCCGGCATTTTTTGTTCCGCGTCTGGTGACCAAGGCCGGACAGCCGCCACGCGTGCTGGTGGTCGAAGACAACGAAATCAATCAGATGGTGGTCCGCGAAATTCTCAATCGCTCCGGCTGTCGATGCGATGTCGCGGCCGATGGCGAAGCCGCGTTCAATCGACTCTTGGCGGGTGGCTACGACGTCGTCTTGATGGACTGCCAGATCCCAATCCGCGACGGGTTTGACACGACCCGTGCGTGGCGCGCGCACGAGCAGGAACACGGAATCTCACGACAACCGATCATCGCGCTGACTGCGAATGCGGTGGAAGGAGATCGACAACGTTGCCTGGACGCGGGCATGGATGACTACTTGACCAAGCCAGTCGATCCGCTGGCGCTTTCACGTGCCATCGAAATTGCCTTGGAGACAGCGCCGATGGACCCGGCGCCACGCGTGGAATGCGTGCCAACCCCGTCAGCGCAATCGCCGGTCGATCCCATCGGATTGAACCCGATCGACTGGCAGGCCTTGATCGCACGCTGCTTGGGGAACGAGGTACTCGCGCGGGCGACGATCGAACGGTTTATCGCGCGCGCTCCTGAAGTCGTGAATCAAGCCCGGGAAGCGGTGGCGATGAACGACCGCAATCAACTCCGGCCGCTGTTGCATCACTTGAAAGGGATGGCGAGCAACGTCTCGGCCACGGAAATCGCGCGGGCGGCGGCGCTCTTGGAATCCGGCGCATTGACGGACACGCGAGAAGACCTCGCGGCCGGCATCGACGCCGTCGCAGTTCAACTGGAACGCGTCGGCCATTCCGCCGAGCGTTCGGTGAACGAATTGACGCCGTTTCAAGCGAGCCGTTAG
- a CDS encoding STM4011 family radical SAM protein, translating to MWCTFHPDETTLAAFLGQCRRLDEHGVRYSVGCVGLREHRAAIEQLRAALPRHIYLWINAYKSQGDNYDEALVDAFRQIDPLFPINNTRHASRGRTCRTGRDVFTVDGDGWIRRCHFVDRVLDNLYAANFEQHLVPAPCPNETCGCHIGHVHLEHLKLYQSFGDGVLERVPAGYTTADV from the coding sequence CTGTGGTGTACGTTTCACCCGGACGAAACCACGCTGGCCGCGTTTCTCGGCCAATGTCGTCGCCTCGACGAGCACGGCGTCCGTTACAGCGTGGGTTGCGTCGGCTTACGGGAACATCGCGCTGCGATCGAGCAGCTTCGCGCCGCTTTGCCTAGACACATTTATCTTTGGATCAACGCCTACAAATCGCAGGGGGACAACTATGACGAGGCGCTGGTCGACGCCTTCCGGCAAATCGACCCGCTATTCCCGATCAACAACACGCGGCACGCGAGCCGGGGGCGCACCTGCCGCACGGGGCGCGACGTGTTTACTGTCGATGGCGACGGCTGGATTCGCCGCTGCCACTTCGTCGATCGGGTCCTTGACAATCTGTACGCCGCCAATTTCGAACAGCACCTCGTCCCAGCGCCTTGCCCAAACGAGACGTGCGGGTGCCACATCGGGCATGTGCATCTCGAGCACTTAAAGCTGTACCAGTCCTTCGGCGACGGCGTGTTGGAACGCGTGCCGGCAGGTTACACCACCGCGGACGTTTGA
- a CDS encoding response regulator gives MARRNTGMQVMNEFGRPISILIADDDQGDRDLTQAALADARLQNDIFCVSHGEELLDFLLHRGAYTDFFQAPRPGLILLDLKMPGMDGLAALAEIKQHSELARIPVVVLTGNCSDETRAACYALGANHFIAKPVTFESLVAMMKSLGKYWFAVCRQTSAVV, from the coding sequence GTGGCGCGACGCAACACTGGCATGCAGGTGATGAACGAGTTCGGGCGACCGATCTCCATCCTCATTGCCGACGACGACCAAGGGGATCGAGACTTGACGCAGGCCGCACTGGCCGACGCCAGGCTCCAAAACGACATCTTCTGTGTCTCCCATGGCGAGGAGCTCCTCGATTTTCTCCTCCACCGCGGGGCCTACACCGATTTCTTCCAGGCGCCCCGTCCGGGACTCATCCTCCTGGACCTGAAAATGCCCGGAATGGACGGCCTGGCGGCGCTCGCTGAGATCAAGCAGCACTCAGAACTGGCGCGGATTCCGGTCGTCGTGCTGACCGGCAACTGTTCCGACGAAACCCGGGCGGCGTGCTACGCGCTCGGCGCGAACCACTTCATCGCCAAACCGGTGACCTTCGAATCGCTGGTGGCGATGATGAAATCACTGGGAAAATATTGGTTCGCCGTCTGCCGTCAAACGTCCGCGGTGGTGTAA
- a CDS encoding PQQ-dependent sugar dehydrogenase codes for MRLFSTLLILFGVALSMCGAQPLQAAPPQVVCARAFPNLDFVRPIVLTHAGDGTNRVFVASQLGKVYVFENDQQAKAPKVYLDIESRVVYKNNENEEGLLGMAFHPKYKENGQVIVYYTTTDAPHTSVISRFTVSKDDPNQADAASEEEILRIEQPYWNHNGGTIVFGPDGYLYIGMGDGGAGGDPHGNGQSLATVLGKVLRIDVDHKDEGLNYAIPKDNPFVNKPDARGEIWAYGIRNIWRMAFDPETNALWAADVGQDIWEEIDIIVGGGNYGWSVREGQHPFGKKGVEARPDLIDPIYEYHHDHGKSITGGNVYRGKLVPDLVGKYLFADYVTGKVYALDYDLAANKLNGNHEIPGNVSPVMSFGEDEQGETYYMTVLPDNRGELYWFEQATTK; via the coding sequence ATGCGTCTTTTTTCCACCCTGCTGATTCTGTTCGGCGTCGCGCTCTCGATGTGCGGCGCACAACCGTTACAGGCCGCCCCGCCGCAGGTCGTCTGTGCGCGGGCGTTTCCCAATCTGGACTTTGTCCGCCCGATCGTGTTGACCCACGCCGGCGACGGCACCAACCGCGTGTTCGTGGCTTCGCAATTGGGCAAGGTCTACGTGTTCGAGAACGACCAGCAGGCCAAGGCGCCGAAGGTTTATCTCGATATCGAATCGCGCGTGGTCTACAAGAACAACGAGAACGAGGAAGGCCTCCTCGGCATGGCGTTTCATCCGAAGTACAAGGAGAACGGCCAGGTCATCGTCTATTACACCACGACCGATGCGCCGCACACCTCGGTGATCTCCCGGTTCACGGTTTCCAAGGACGACCCGAACCAGGCGGACGCCGCGTCGGAGGAAGAAATCCTCCGCATCGAGCAGCCTTACTGGAATCACAACGGCGGCACGATCGTCTTCGGTCCGGACGGCTATCTCTACATCGGCATGGGCGACGGCGGCGCCGGCGGCGATCCGCACGGCAACGGCCAGAGCCTGGCGACGGTACTTGGCAAAGTGCTGCGGATCGACGTCGATCACAAGGACGAAGGGCTCAACTACGCGATTCCGAAGGACAATCCCTTTGTCAACAAGCCCGACGCCCGTGGTGAGATTTGGGCCTACGGCATCCGCAACATCTGGCGGATGGCGTTCGATCCCGAAACCAACGCCCTTTGGGCGGCCGACGTGGGCCAGGACATCTGGGAAGAAATCGACATCATCGTCGGCGGCGGCAACTACGGATGGAGCGTGCGCGAAGGCCAGCATCCGTTCGGCAAGAAGGGCGTCGAAGCCCGGCCGGACTTGATCGACCCGATCTACGAGTACCACCACGATCACGGCAAATCGATCACCGGCGGCAACGTCTATCGCGGCAAACTGGTTCCGGACCTGGTCGGCAAATACCTGTTTGCGGATTACGTCACCGGCAAGGTCTACGCGTTGGACTACGATCTGGCGGCCAACAAGTTGAACGGCAACCACGAAATCCCCGGCAATGTCTCTCCGGTGATGTCGTTCGGCGAAGACGAGCAAGGCGAAACGTACTACATGACCGTCCTGCCGGACAACCGCGGCGAGTTGTACTGGTTCGAGCAGGCGACGACGAAGTAG